Proteins encoded in a region of the Mycolicibacterium duvalii genome:
- a CDS encoding PGRS repeat-containing protein produces MARMSVGRVAVVAAAASIGLTAPAAVHAAPTPPTPGHLSISMGGEVKHQEGTAIAVSVGAGADDWSSQSSAIARGVNARAEVRDDRSVAEATGDGAAAVVTGTQGWAVVTGAGSRATVAGTDNRARVNGDGVAVGINDGAQNRVDAEGSNFALGVLGSGNIVDFTNVHGGDYSVMGLGTISCRNGAVVCSPTPGTGAVGRRTLGVAILTTPRGPLFGLFGNGVDAAADCTGEACNGGRGGLLWGNGGAGANGGQGGVAGLFGNGGAGGDATATTAAGQGGRGGLLIGTGGNGGAANAVFTTAGDGGDAGLLGRGGDGGSSSATFGAGGNGGQGGLLAGNGGRGGDATGDSGTGGDGGDAVTVGTGGRGGNGGSAEAGSGYGGDGGRGGSLAGHGGRGGDATGTNTAVAGWGGDATGTGNGGNGGAAVATDPDYGVAVGGDGGDAGRYGDGGDGGTGTGTYAGIGGDGGDGGSRAGDGGKAGGGRGSEAGDAGNSADGD; encoded by the coding sequence ATGGCGCGTATGTCTGTCGGTCGGGTCGCGGTCGTCGCGGCCGCTGCGAGTATCGGACTCACTGCGCCCGCGGCGGTGCACGCGGCACCCACTCCGCCTACCCCGGGCCACCTGTCGATCTCGATGGGAGGCGAAGTCAAACACCAGGAAGGCACCGCGATCGCCGTCTCGGTCGGCGCGGGGGCGGACGATTGGTCGTCCCAGAGCTCGGCGATCGCCAGGGGTGTGAACGCCAGGGCGGAAGTGCGCGACGATCGGTCGGTCGCGGAAGCCACCGGTGACGGGGCCGCCGCCGTGGTGACCGGAACGCAGGGCTGGGCCGTGGTGACGGGAGCCGGTAGCCGGGCCACCGTCGCCGGTACGGACAACCGCGCCAGGGTCAACGGAGACGGCGTCGCCGTCGGGATCAACGACGGGGCCCAGAACCGCGTCGACGCCGAGGGCTCCAATTTCGCGTTGGGAGTCCTGGGCTCGGGCAACATCGTCGACTTCACGAATGTGCACGGCGGCGATTACAGCGTGATGGGCTTGGGCACGATCTCCTGCCGCAACGGCGCTGTCGTGTGCTCCCCCACACCCGGCACCGGGGCGGTGGGACGTCGGACACTGGGGGTGGCCATCCTGACAACGCCCCGGGGGCCACTGTTCGGACTGTTCGGCAACGGCGTCGACGCCGCGGCGGACTGCACCGGCGAGGCGTGCAACGGCGGTCGGGGTGGATTGTTGTGGGGCAACGGTGGCGCCGGGGCCAATGGCGGTCAGGGCGGCGTTGCCGGACTGTTCGGCAACGGCGGCGCGGGTGGTGACGCGACCGCCACCACCGCTGCAGGCCAGGGCGGCCGCGGCGGACTGCTGATCGGCACCGGCGGCAATGGCGGCGCCGCCAACGCGGTCTTCACCACCGCGGGCGACGGCGGCGATGCCGGCCTGCTGGGCCGCGGCGGGGACGGCGGCTCGTCTTCGGCCACGTTCGGAGCCGGCGGCAACGGAGGTCAGGGCGGCCTGCTGGCCGGAAACGGCGGCCGGGGTGGCGACGCCACCGGTGACTCCGGCACCGGGGGCGACGGTGGCGACGCCGTGACCGTGGGCACCGGTGGGCGTGGCGGCAACGGCGGATCCGCTGAGGCCGGCTCGGGTTACGGCGGCGACGGCGGTCGGGGCGGGTCGCTCGCGGGCCACGGTGGCCGCGGCGGAGACGCCACCGGCACCAACACCGCGGTCGCCGGCTGGGGCGGCGACGCGACAGGCACCGGCAACGGCGGAAACGGCGGCGCCGCGGTCGCCACCGACCCGGACTACGGCGTCGCCGTCGGCGGTGACGGCGGAGACGCCGGGCGCTACGGCGACGGGGGCGACGGCGGCACCGGCACCGGCACCTACGCCGGCATCGGCGGAGACGGCGGCGACGGCGGTTCGCGCGCCGGCGACGGCGGGAAGGCCGGCGGTGGCCGCGGCTCCGAGGCGGGCGACGCCGGCAACAGCGCCGACGGCGACTGA
- a CDS encoding NAD(P)/FAD-dependent oxidoreductase has translation MAARSGMDDGPRSVVVVGAGIVGLSAAWFLQERGVEVTVVDRNGVAAGASWGNAGWIAPALTAPLNSPAVLRAGLRSLADPDAALHIPLRPDSAVLRFLTRFAANCRPSVWQHAVAANAVLNEEAIETYDVLVSNGVDAPVTDTPISVAFANLRNADGFATELRHLGPRGDELHTELLTGTALRDQVPLASPAVATVVSVSGQRFVDPGRFTHALGRAVAERGGHLATAEVTGWSRTGGEVRVHRRVGAPLCADAVVLAAGAWLPALTGRRARVRVQAGRGYSFTVPVERALPGPIYLPEARVACTPYRGGLRVAGTMEFRRPDDPLAPRRVDAIVASAAPLLDGVRWNQRHDLWVGSRPVSDDGKPLIGVLEPGVFVAGGHGMWGLAHGPATGRLLAEQITTGKQPEVLRPFDPLRPGPRFAGPDDT, from the coding sequence ATGGCGGCCAGATCAGGGATGGACGACGGTCCCCGGTCTGTGGTCGTCGTCGGCGCCGGCATCGTCGGGCTCTCCGCCGCATGGTTCCTGCAGGAGCGCGGCGTGGAGGTCACCGTGGTGGACCGGAACGGCGTCGCCGCCGGCGCTTCCTGGGGCAATGCCGGCTGGATCGCGCCGGCGCTGACCGCGCCGCTGAACTCTCCGGCGGTGCTGCGGGCCGGGCTGCGGTCGCTGGCCGATCCCGACGCGGCGCTGCACATCCCGCTGCGCCCGGACAGCGCGGTGCTGCGCTTCTTGACCCGATTCGCCGCGAATTGCCGGCCATCGGTGTGGCAGCACGCCGTCGCGGCCAACGCCGTCCTCAACGAGGAGGCGATCGAGACCTACGACGTCCTGGTGTCCAACGGCGTGGACGCTCCGGTGACCGACACCCCGATCTCGGTGGCGTTCGCAAACCTGCGCAACGCCGACGGCTTCGCCACCGAGCTCAGACATCTTGGCCCCCGCGGCGATGAGCTGCATACCGAGCTGCTGACCGGCACCGCACTGCGCGACCAGGTCCCCCTGGCGTCGCCGGCGGTCGCCACCGTCGTCAGCGTGTCCGGGCAGCGCTTCGTCGACCCGGGCCGGTTCACCCACGCACTGGGACGGGCCGTCGCCGAGCGCGGCGGCCACCTCGCCACCGCCGAGGTCACCGGCTGGTCCCGCACCGGCGGTGAGGTGCGGGTGCACCGGCGCGTCGGCGCACCGCTATGTGCCGACGCGGTGGTCCTGGCCGCGGGCGCGTGGCTGCCGGCGCTGACCGGCCGCCGGGCCCGGGTCCGAGTGCAGGCAGGCCGCGGCTACTCGTTCACCGTGCCCGTCGAGCGGGCACTACCGGGTCCGATCTATCTGCCCGAGGCGCGGGTCGCGTGCACCCCGTACCGCGGCGGGCTGCGGGTGGCCGGAACGATGGAGTTCCGCCGCCCGGACGACCCGTTGGCGCCCCGCCGCGTCGACGCCATCGTCGCGTCGGCGGCGCCGCTGCTCGACGGAGTGCGCTGGAACCAGCGGCACGACCTGTGGGTCGGCTCGCGACCCGTCAGCGATGACGGCAAGCCGCTGATCGGCGTCTTGGAGCCGGGTGTCTTCGTTGCCGGCGGCCACGGCATGTGGGGCCTCGCGCACGGACCCGCCACCGGTCGGCTGCTGGCCGAGCAGATCACCACCGGCAAACAACCCGAGGTGCTGCGGCCGTTCGACCCGCTGCGCCCGGGACCGCGATTCGCCGGCCCGGACGACACCTGA
- the mfd gene encoding transcription-repair coupling factor, whose translation MTASGLLHAHTPIAGLVELALRDPCLQEVTRRAADRPADLALVGPASARVLAASALAAATTDNPPLLVVTATGREADDLTAELRGVSGDTVAMFPSWETLPHERLSPGVDTVGARMMLLRRLAHPDDERLGPPLRIVVTTARSLLQPMAPDLAGLEPVTLSVGAEHDFDAVVERLVELAYTRVDMVGKRGEFAVRGGILDVFPPTAEHPVRVEFWGDEVSEMRMFSVADQRSIPEIDITSVIAVPCRELLLTADVRERAAVLSAEHPVQENNVPGSVPDMLAKLAEGIPVDGMEALLPLLRPTELVTLPSHLPAGAPVLVCDPEKVRSRAGDLIKTGQEFLEASWSVAAVGGDAPIDLEALGASGFVGFADARDAARAGGHPWWTLSQLDSGSGDSVTLDIRPAPSARGQQHNLDEIFAMLRAHVATGGYGAIVTPGSGTAQRVVEQLGESDIAATVLEPGAAPSEGVVGVLKGPLHDGVVLPGANLVIITEADLTGNRVAATEGKKLAAKRRNVVDPLALTAGDLVVHDQHGIGKFVEMTERVVGGARREYLVLEYASAKRGGGTDKLYVPMDSLDQLSRYVGGESPTLSRLGGSDWANTKTKARRAVREIAAELVALYAKRQASAGHAFAPDTPWQREMEDAFGFTETMDQLTAIEEVKTDMEKPVPMDRVICGDVGYGKTEIAVRAAFKAVQDGKQVAVLVPTTLLADQHLQTFTARMAGFPLTVKGLSRFTDPADSRATLEGMRDGTVDIVIGTHRLLQTGVMWKDLGLVIVDEEQRFGVEHKEHIKSMRTHVDVLTMSATPIPRTLEMSLAGIREMSTILTPPEERYPVLTYVGPHDNKQVAAALRREMLRDGQAFYIHNRVRTIDSAAAKVRELVPEARVVVAHGQMPEEQLEKTVEGFWNREYDILVCTTIVETGLDISNANTLIVERADTFGLSQLHQLRGRVGRSRERGYAYFLYPPEVPLTETAYDRLATIAQNNELGAGMAVAMKDLEIRGAGNVLGAEQSGHVAGVGFDLYVRLVGEAVEAYRAAADGKTVATAEEPKDVRIDLPVDAHLPPDYIGSDRLRLEAYRRLAAAPDDPAIDSVVEELVDRYGPLPEPALRLVAVARLRLLARAAGVTEVGTSSASTVRISPLTLADSAQLRLKRLYAGSAYRATTSTVQVPIPRAGSGVGAPRIRDLELVAFVAGLLLAIDGKADGEVDITKFGGGA comes from the coding sequence ATGACCGCATCGGGCCTCCTCCATGCCCACACCCCGATCGCGGGTCTCGTCGAGTTGGCACTGCGTGACCCCTGCCTGCAGGAGGTCACCCGCCGTGCCGCCGACAGGCCCGCCGATCTCGCCCTCGTCGGCCCGGCCAGCGCCCGGGTCCTCGCGGCGTCCGCACTGGCGGCGGCGACCACGGACAACCCACCGTTGCTGGTTGTCACCGCGACCGGCCGCGAGGCCGACGATCTGACCGCCGAGCTGCGCGGCGTGTCCGGCGACACCGTGGCGATGTTCCCGTCGTGGGAGACGCTGCCGCACGAGCGGCTCTCACCGGGCGTCGACACCGTCGGCGCCCGGATGATGCTGCTGCGCCGGCTGGCCCACCCCGACGACGAACGGCTGGGACCGCCGCTGCGCATCGTGGTGACCACGGCGCGCTCGCTGCTGCAGCCGATGGCACCCGACCTGGCCGGGCTGGAGCCGGTGACCCTGAGCGTCGGTGCCGAGCACGATTTCGATGCCGTCGTCGAACGGCTGGTCGAGCTGGCCTACACGCGCGTCGACATGGTCGGCAAACGCGGCGAATTCGCGGTCCGCGGAGGCATTCTCGATGTGTTCCCGCCGACGGCCGAGCATCCGGTGCGGGTCGAGTTCTGGGGCGACGAGGTCTCGGAGATGCGGATGTTCTCGGTGGCCGACCAGCGTTCGATCCCCGAGATCGACATCACCAGCGTGATCGCGGTGCCGTGCCGGGAGCTGTTGCTCACCGCTGACGTGCGTGAGCGCGCCGCCGTACTGAGCGCCGAGCACCCCGTGCAGGAGAACAACGTGCCGGGCAGTGTCCCCGACATGCTGGCCAAGCTCGCCGAAGGCATTCCGGTCGACGGGATGGAGGCGCTGCTGCCCCTGCTGCGACCCACCGAATTGGTGACCCTGCCCAGCCACCTGCCCGCCGGCGCCCCGGTGCTGGTGTGCGACCCGGAGAAGGTCCGGTCGCGCGCGGGCGACCTGATCAAGACCGGTCAGGAGTTTCTCGAGGCGTCCTGGTCGGTCGCGGCGGTCGGCGGGGACGCGCCCATCGACCTGGAAGCGCTGGGCGCGTCGGGCTTCGTCGGGTTCGCCGACGCGCGCGACGCGGCCCGTGCCGGCGGACACCCGTGGTGGACGCTGAGCCAGCTCGACAGCGGTTCGGGCGATTCGGTAACACTCGACATCCGGCCTGCCCCGTCGGCGCGGGGCCAGCAACACAACCTCGACGAGATCTTCGCGATGCTGCGCGCGCATGTGGCCACCGGCGGCTATGGCGCGATCGTCACCCCCGGTAGCGGAACCGCCCAGCGCGTCGTCGAGCAGCTCGGCGAATCCGACATTGCGGCAACGGTTCTCGAGCCCGGCGCAGCGCCGAGTGAAGGTGTGGTCGGGGTCCTGAAGGGTCCGCTGCACGACGGCGTGGTGCTGCCGGGTGCGAACCTGGTGATCATCACCGAGGCCGACCTGACCGGCAACCGCGTCGCGGCCACCGAGGGGAAGAAGCTGGCGGCCAAGCGCCGCAACGTCGTCGACCCGCTGGCGCTGACCGCCGGGGACCTGGTGGTGCACGACCAGCACGGCATCGGCAAGTTCGTCGAGATGACCGAGCGGGTGGTTGGCGGGGCTCGGCGCGAGTACCTGGTGCTGGAGTACGCGTCGGCGAAGCGTGGGGGCGGCACCGACAAGCTCTACGTGCCGATGGACTCGCTGGATCAGCTCTCGCGCTACGTCGGCGGGGAGTCGCCGACCCTGAGCCGGCTGGGCGGCAGCGACTGGGCCAACACCAAAACCAAAGCGCGCCGGGCGGTCCGCGAGATCGCCGCCGAACTCGTCGCGCTGTACGCCAAACGCCAGGCCTCGGCCGGCCACGCATTCGCGCCGGACACCCCGTGGCAGCGGGAGATGGAAGACGCCTTCGGGTTCACCGAGACGATGGACCAGCTCACCGCCATCGAAGAGGTCAAGACCGACATGGAGAAACCGGTCCCGATGGACCGGGTCATCTGCGGAGACGTCGGCTACGGCAAGACCGAGATCGCGGTGCGCGCGGCCTTCAAGGCCGTGCAGGACGGCAAGCAGGTCGCGGTGCTGGTCCCGACCACGCTGCTGGCCGACCAGCATCTGCAGACCTTCACCGCGCGGATGGCGGGATTCCCCCTGACGGTCAAGGGGTTGTCGCGCTTCACCGATCCCGCGGACTCGCGCGCCACCCTGGAGGGCATGCGCGACGGCACCGTCGACATCGTCATCGGCACCCACCGCCTGCTGCAGACCGGGGTGATGTGGAAAGACCTCGGGCTGGTGATCGTCGACGAGGAGCAGCGTTTCGGCGTCGAGCACAAGGAACACATCAAGTCGATGCGCACCCACGTCGACGTGCTGACCATGAGCGCCACCCCGATTCCGCGCACGTTGGAGATGAGCCTGGCCGGCATCCGGGAGATGTCGACGATCCTGACCCCGCCCGAGGAGCGCTACCCGGTGCTGACCTACGTCGGTCCGCACGACAACAAGCAGGTCGCCGCGGCCCTGCGCCGCGAGATGCTGCGCGACGGGCAGGCGTTCTACATCCACAACCGGGTGCGCACCATCGACTCGGCCGCGGCCAAGGTGCGCGAGCTCGTTCCCGAGGCGCGGGTGGTGGTCGCGCACGGCCAGATGCCCGAGGAGCAACTCGAGAAGACCGTCGAGGGCTTCTGGAACCGCGAGTACGACATCCTGGTGTGCACCACCATCGTCGAGACGGGCCTGGACATCTCCAACGCCAACACCCTGATCGTCGAGCGGGCCGACACCTTCGGGCTCTCCCAGCTGCACCAGCTGCGCGGCCGGGTGGGGCGCTCGCGCGAACGCGGGTACGCGTACTTCCTGTATCCGCCGGAGGTGCCGCTGACCGAGACCGCCTACGACCGGTTGGCCACCATCGCCCAGAACAACGAGCTGGGCGCCGGCATGGCGGTGGCGATGAAGGACCTCGAAATCCGTGGCGCCGGAAACGTGTTGGGCGCCGAGCAGTCCGGCCACGTCGCCGGCGTCGGCTTCGATCTCTACGTCCGCCTGGTGGGCGAGGCTGTCGAGGCCTATCGGGCGGCCGCGGACGGGAAGACCGTCGCCACCGCCGAAGAGCCCAAGGACGTGCGTATCGACCTGCCCGTCGACGCGCATCTGCCGCCGGACTACATCGGCAGCGACCGGCTGCGGCTGGAGGCCTACCGCCGGCTGGCCGCCGCACCCGACGACCCAGCCATCGACTCCGTGGTCGAGGAACTGGTCGACCGGTACGGTCCGCTGCCCGAGCCGGCGCTGCGGCTGGTCGCGGTGGCCCGGCTGCGGCTGCTGGCCCGCGCCGCCGGCGTCACCGAGGTCGGCACCTCGTCGGCGTCGACCGTGCGTATTTCTCCTCTGACACTTGCTGATTCGGCGCAGCTGCGGCTCAAGAGGCTCTATGCCGGCAGCGCCTACCGGGCCACCACGTCGACGGTGCAGGTTCCCATCCCGCGCGCTGGCAGCGGCGTCGGGGCGCCCCGGATCCGTGACCTGGAGTTGGTGGCGTTCGTCGCCGGCCTGTTGCTGGCGATCGACGGGAAAGCCGACGGCGAAGTTGATATAACGAAGTTCGGAGGTGGCGCATGA
- a CDS encoding TetR/AcrR family transcriptional regulator → MTGTERRQQLIEIAKSLFAERGFDGTSVEEIALRANVSKPVVYEHFGGKEGLYAVVVDREMSALLDGITSSLTNNRSRVRVERVALALLTYVEEHTDGFRILIRDSPASITQGTYSTLLNDAVSQVASILAGDFSRRGLDPDLAPLYAQALVGSVSMAAQWWLDVREPKKEVVAAHLVNLCWNGLTHLESDPVLHEE, encoded by the coding sequence ATGACGGGTACCGAGCGGCGCCAGCAACTCATCGAGATCGCCAAGTCGCTGTTCGCCGAGCGCGGCTTCGACGGCACCTCGGTCGAGGAGATCGCGCTGCGCGCCAACGTCAGCAAGCCGGTGGTCTACGAGCACTTCGGCGGTAAGGAAGGCCTCTACGCGGTGGTGGTCGACCGCGAGATGTCGGCGCTGCTCGACGGCATCACGTCGTCGCTGACCAACAACCGGTCGCGGGTGCGGGTCGAGCGGGTGGCGCTGGCGCTGCTGACCTACGTCGAAGAACACACCGACGGCTTCCGGATCCTGATCCGTGATTCACCGGCGAGCATCACCCAGGGCACGTACTCGACGCTGCTCAACGACGCCGTCAGCCAGGTGGCGTCGATCCTGGCCGGAGACTTCTCCCGGCGCGGGCTCGACCCCGACCTGGCGCCGCTGTACGCCCAGGCCCTGGTCGGCTCGGTGTCGATGGCCGCGCAATGGTGGCTCGACGTGCGCGAACCGAAGAAGGAAGTGGTGGCCGCGCACCTGGTCAACTTGTGTTGGAACGGCCTGACCCATCTGGAGTCCGACCCGGTACTGCACGAGGAGTAG
- a CDS encoding nucleoside triphosphate pyrophosphohydrolase — protein MTVVLLDPRRPSLIPIEAIELLAGDVQYTEELPIKVPWSLPSARPAYDGEAAATLLSSDPEHPSVAARIAAGERVVSAPAAQPGERLVDAVALMDRLRTAGPWESQQTHDSLRRYLLEETYELFDAVHGGDLAELRDELGDVLLQVLFHARIAEDASENAFGIDDVADALVRKLGNRVPAVLAGETVTLEDQLAQWEQRKALEKKARASCMDDIPTGQPALALAQKVLARAETAGVPDDLIPAALTSVPISADVDAETALRTAVLEFMTDVRTAERAVAATRRGDEVAEELDDTAVTGIDADEWRAHWPETPRE, from the coding sequence ATGACGGTCGTCCTGCTGGACCCGCGGCGCCCGTCGCTGATCCCGATCGAGGCGATCGAGCTGCTGGCCGGTGACGTGCAGTACACCGAGGAGTTGCCGATCAAGGTGCCGTGGTCGCTGCCGTCGGCGCGACCCGCCTACGACGGGGAGGCTGCGGCGACGCTGCTGTCGTCCGATCCCGAGCATCCGTCGGTGGCGGCGCGCATCGCCGCGGGCGAGCGGGTGGTCTCCGCGCCCGCCGCCCAACCCGGGGAGCGGCTCGTCGACGCGGTCGCGCTGATGGACCGGCTGCGCACCGCAGGACCGTGGGAGAGCCAGCAGACCCACGATTCGCTGCGACGTTACCTGCTCGAGGAGACCTACGAGCTGTTCGACGCCGTGCACGGCGGTGACCTCGCCGAGCTGCGCGACGAGCTCGGCGATGTGCTGCTGCAGGTGCTCTTCCATGCCCGTATCGCCGAGGATGCCTCCGAGAACGCTTTCGGCATCGACGATGTCGCCGACGCGCTGGTGCGCAAGCTGGGCAACCGGGTGCCCGCGGTGCTGGCCGGGGAGACGGTCACACTGGAAGATCAGCTGGCCCAGTGGGAACAGCGCAAAGCGCTGGAGAAGAAGGCCCGCGCCTCCTGTATGGACGACATCCCCACCGGGCAACCCGCGTTGGCGCTGGCGCAGAAGGTGCTGGCCCGTGCCGAGACCGCGGGCGTGCCCGACGACCTGATACCGGCTGCACTGACCTCGGTGCCGATATCGGCCGACGTCGATGCCGAGACCGCTTTGCGCACTGCGGTTTTGGAGTTCATGACCGATGTGCGCACGGCGGAGAGGGCGGTGGCCGCAACCCGCCGGGGCGACGAGGTGGCCGAGGAACTCGACGACACGGCCGTGACCGGGATCGACGCCGACGAGTGGCGCGCACACTGGCCGGAGACTCCGCGAGAGTGA
- a CDS encoding GreA/GreB family elongation factor yields MYDTDRIWMTPQARQGLETELAGLLALPNPADADDTERTDQVVDAWLARKERIREIHELLSRADGSELPPDDGIVEPGMVVTVRYDDTGDSEAFLLGTRGTSDTELDTYTVNSPLGSALLGATAGEQRSYQLPNGTIQQVTVLAAKPFGAHALDNAAATG; encoded by the coding sequence GTGTACGACACCGACCGCATCTGGATGACCCCGCAGGCCCGGCAGGGCCTCGAGACGGAACTGGCCGGCCTGCTGGCCCTGCCGAACCCGGCGGACGCCGACGACACCGAGCGCACCGACCAGGTCGTCGACGCGTGGCTGGCACGCAAGGAACGCATCCGCGAGATCCACGAGTTGCTGAGCAGGGCCGACGGTTCAGAGCTTCCGCCCGACGACGGCATCGTCGAACCGGGCATGGTGGTGACCGTCCGCTACGACGACACCGGTGACTCGGAGGCATTTCTGCTCGGCACCCGCGGCACCTCCGACACCGAACTCGACACCTACACGGTCAATTCCCCGCTGGGCAGTGCCCTGCTGGGCGCCACAGCCGGCGAGCAGCGCAGCTACCAGCTGCCCAACGGCACCATCCAGCAGGTGACAGTGCTGGCGGCCAAGCCATTCGGCGCCCACGCACTCGACAACGCGGCGGCGACCGGCTGA
- a CDS encoding PucR family transcriptional regulator yields the protein MITLDRLINVLGGYGARLRVTSVDRSTELRSVVLPEVVDGRTVSGDVLLAVGAPSAEEALRWARAARAAVVIVRQTGAAIPAEPSDIAVVAIDSAMPWSDFAAIVYGLVMEGRETESGRGPTDLFALADSLAGAVDGPVVIEDRLAQVLAYSRGQEVTDAARVATILARQAPPDLRAVFDAHGVFAHLAASDEPVFVPGVDAAGMTGRMVVAARAGRELLGSVWVACSEPLTGSAWRALTEGAHTVALHLLRSRASADLERQVESELVIRLLESPADAATVASRLGLPPADLRVIALRAEQRGHGHAALLQVFERATAGFGWSRPSRSALAGTTVYTVLAAPEAAVARGWVSSLVTTLDEQVVVRAGISAPAPATGLAGARTEADECLALQESTDSVVFPAYDESWDDVLLQRLRTAARSGRAPARGAVADLRDHDRRHGTAYVRTLRAWLQEHGDPVRTAAALGVHENTVRYRMRRMAGLTDLHLDDSHKRFAMMIELAVD from the coding sequence GTGATCACGCTGGACCGGCTGATCAACGTCCTCGGCGGCTACGGTGCCCGCCTGCGCGTCACGTCGGTGGACAGGTCCACCGAACTGCGCAGTGTGGTGCTGCCCGAGGTCGTCGACGGCCGAACCGTCTCGGGCGACGTGTTGCTGGCGGTGGGCGCTCCGTCGGCCGAGGAGGCGTTGCGATGGGCCCGCGCGGCGCGCGCGGCGGTGGTGATCGTCCGCCAAACCGGCGCCGCGATCCCGGCCGAACCCAGCGACATCGCCGTCGTCGCCATCGACTCGGCGATGCCGTGGAGCGACTTCGCCGCCATCGTCTACGGGCTGGTCATGGAGGGCCGCGAGACGGAGTCGGGCCGCGGACCGACCGACCTGTTCGCGCTGGCCGACAGCCTGGCCGGTGCGGTGGATGGTCCGGTGGTGATCGAGGACCGGTTGGCGCAGGTGCTGGCCTACTCGCGCGGCCAGGAGGTCACCGACGCGGCGCGGGTGGCCACCATCCTGGCGCGGCAGGCGCCCCCGGACCTGCGCGCGGTGTTCGACGCCCATGGCGTGTTCGCGCATCTAGCTGCATCCGACGAGCCGGTGTTCGTGCCCGGCGTCGACGCGGCCGGGATGACCGGCCGCATGGTCGTCGCCGCCCGGGCCGGGCGCGAGCTGCTCGGCTCGGTCTGGGTCGCCTGCTCGGAGCCGCTGACCGGGTCGGCCTGGCGAGCCCTGACCGAAGGCGCGCACACGGTGGCCCTGCACCTGCTGCGCTCGCGCGCCAGCGCCGACCTCGAGCGGCAGGTGGAATCGGAGCTGGTGATCCGGCTGTTGGAAAGCCCGGCCGACGCCGCCACCGTCGCGAGCCGGCTGGGTCTCCCGCCGGCCGACCTGCGGGTGATCGCGTTGCGCGCCGAACAGCGCGGGCACGGCCATGCCGCGCTGCTGCAGGTGTTCGAGCGCGCGACCGCAGGTTTCGGCTGGTCGCGGCCGTCCCGCAGCGCGCTGGCCGGCACCACGGTCTACACCGTGCTGGCGGCCCCGGAGGCCGCCGTCGCCCGCGGGTGGGTCAGCAGTCTGGTCACGACGCTGGACGAGCAGGTCGTCGTGCGCGCCGGTATCAGCGCGCCGGCCCCGGCGACCGGCCTGGCCGGCGCCCGGACCGAGGCCGACGAGTGTCTGGCCCTGCAGGAGAGCACCGATTCGGTCGTGTTCCCTGCCTATGACGAATCCTGGGACGACGTGCTGCTGCAACGGCTGCGCACTGCGGCCCGGTCCGGGCGGGCCCCGGCGCGCGGCGCGGTCGCCGACCTGCGGGACCACGACCGTCGCCACGGCACCGCATACGTGCGCACGCTGCGCGCCTGGTTGCAGGAGCACGGCGACCCCGTGCGCACCGCCGCTGCGCTGGGGGTGCACGAGAACACCGTGCGCTACCGGATGCGGCGGATGGCCGGGCTCACCGACTTGCACCTGGACGACTCGCACAAGCGGTTCGCGATGATGATCGAGTTGGCCGTCGACTGA